From Lampris incognitus isolate fLamInc1 chromosome 13, fLamInc1.hap2, whole genome shotgun sequence, one genomic window encodes:
- the rps24 gene encoding 40S ribosomal protein S24, giving the protein MNDTVTVRTRKFMTNRLLQRKQMVVDVLHPGKATVPKTEIREKLAKMYKTTPDVVFVFGFRTQFGGGKTTGFAMVYDSLDYAKKNEPKHRLARHGLYEKKKSSRKQRKERKNRMKKVRGTKKASVGASGKK; this is encoded by the exons ATG AATGACACAGTTACAGTCAGGACCCGCAAGTTCATGACGAACCGGCTGCTTCAGAGGAAGCAAATG GTCGTTGATGTCCTGCATCCAGGCAAGGCCACAGTCCCAAAGACTGAAATCAGGGAAAAGCTTGCCAAAATGTACAAGACCACTCCTGATGTGGTATTCGTCTTTGGCTTCAGGACCCAGTTTGGTGGTGGCAAGACAACAGGCTTTGCCATGGTCTATGATTCCTTAGACTATGCCAAAAAGAATGAGCCCAAGCACAGACTGGCCAGG CATGGTCTGTATGAGAAAAAGAAGTCCTCAAGGAAACAGCGCAAGGAACGCAAGAACAGAATGAAGAAAGTACGGGGCACCAAGAAGGCCAGCGTGGGTGCTTCTGGCAAAAAG
- the eif4ebp2 gene encoding eukaryotic translation initiation factor 4E-binding protein 2, with product MSTSRQFSESRAIPTRTVLINDTTQLPHDYCTTPGGTLFSTTPGGTRIIYDRKFLLDRRNSPIAQTPPAHLPVIPGVTSQNVLNENKKNVANNHINNHDSKPGVGDDAQFEMDI from the exons ATGTCGACCAGTCGTCAGTTTAGCGAAAGCAGGGCCATCCCGACCAGGACGGTGTTGATCAACGACACAACACAGCTACCTCATGACTATTGTACTACTCCCGGAGGCACTTTATTTTCAACCACTCCGGGAG GAACCCGGATCATCTATGACCGTAAGTTCCTTTTGGACAGGCGTAATTCTCCCATTGCCCAGACCCCCCCTGCCCACCTCCCTGTCATCCCAGGGgtgaccagccaaaatgtcctgaATGAGAACAAGAAGAATGTGGCCAACAACCACATCAATAACCATGACAGCAAGCCAGGAGTTG gtgatgatgctcagtttgaaatGGACATCTAA